One genomic window of Candidatus Aegiribacteria sp. includes the following:
- a CDS encoding ArsR family transcriptional regulator, giving the protein MKNMFDALANSSRLRMVRILLRGPLNVSEISTVLGLSQSNVSHSLRKLLDAGIDFLLPMAVLRRNWSDVNMDMYCSYPRQQIAYLILLENMRNGDEDDE; this is encoded by the coding sequence ATGAAAAACATGTTTGACGCTCTGGCGAATTCCAGCAGATTGAGAATGGTCCGCATTCTTCTGCGGGGGCCGCTTAATGTAAGCGAAATATCTACCGTTCTTGGGCTGAGTCAATCAAACGTAAGTCATAGCCTTCGAAAGCTTCTCGATGCCGGGATTGATTTTCTTCTTCCCATGGCAGTTCTTCGGAGAAACTGGTCAGATGTGAACATGGATATGTACTGCAGCTATCCCAGACAGCAGATAGCGTACCTTATTCTTCTTGAGAATATGCGGAATGGGGATGAAGACGACGAGTAA
- a CDS encoding transglutaminase-like domain-containing protein, with product MTEEHKAAKLCFRRARLLVTEGNIQAARALFLEAASLYSISQDRENCAYAQAAAGYMSVLCGDIQDGLELLTEAAQAGYSDLEKVDQLAETPWRNKKLRDTEEFKELRALVDRNAHPLKVIRWDSDALDASKWMNFSSPVSLEALRLELPEPPSVDEMRRLIYWLEWAHQLFPHDPSNSPTDSNPLTILRQATHDTGFTCREYAILLASVLQANAQPARVLALMKENYHYGYGKGHWATEVWSDSLQKWILLDPQNNCHWKHEGKTLNAHEIREHVLAGNDAELIALTASSVRNDMSAWLEHFRAIWIYRNQDFFSHWDYLGEVEEISENPHLLFQGKHRGLFGRHTTEDYLYPKMNQVCFEAKLIDNRIRIILSDSVMLFDQYECRQNDGQWEVCDRDITRSLAFGENRFCFRARNRLGGPCGAAEVVIERQKSAQLR from the coding sequence ATGACTGAAGAACATAAGGCTGCTAAGCTCTGTTTCAGGCGGGCGCGCTTGCTCGTTACCGAAGGCAATATCCAGGCTGCCAGAGCGCTATTTCTGGAAGCTGCGAGCCTCTACTCGATCTCCCAAGACCGGGAGAATTGCGCCTATGCGCAGGCCGCCGCAGGGTACATGTCGGTTCTTTGCGGCGATATTCAGGACGGCCTGGAGCTTTTGACCGAAGCGGCGCAAGCCGGTTATTCGGATCTGGAGAAAGTGGACCAACTTGCTGAGACGCCGTGGAGGAATAAGAAGCTGAGAGATACGGAGGAGTTCAAGGAGCTGCGCGCCTTGGTTGATCGAAATGCTCATCCCCTCAAGGTCATCAGGTGGGACAGCGATGCGCTCGACGCTTCGAAATGGATGAACTTCAGCTCTCCGGTCAGCTTGGAGGCGCTTCGGTTGGAATTGCCGGAACCTCCGTCGGTCGACGAGATGAGAAGACTCATCTACTGGCTCGAATGGGCGCACCAGCTTTTCCCGCACGACCCTTCAAACTCCCCCACTGACAGCAATCCACTGACAATCCTCAGGCAGGCCACACACGACACGGGATTCACCTGTCGAGAGTATGCCATCCTCCTCGCGTCAGTGCTTCAGGCGAACGCGCAACCCGCGAGAGTTCTTGCCCTCATGAAGGAGAACTACCACTACGGGTACGGGAAAGGGCATTGGGCGACAGAAGTCTGGAGCGACTCGTTGCAGAAGTGGATACTCCTCGATCCCCAGAACAACTGCCATTGGAAACACGAGGGGAAGACTCTAAACGCGCACGAAATCCGGGAACACGTCTTGGCCGGAAATGACGCCGAGCTGATTGCCCTGACGGCATCATCAGTCAGAAATGACATGAGCGCTTGGCTCGAACACTTCCGAGCGATCTGGATCTACAGGAATCAGGACTTCTTCAGTCACTGGGACTACCTCGGGGAGGTCGAAGAGATTAGCGAGAACCCCCACCTGTTGTTCCAGGGCAAGCACCGGGGGCTGTTTGGGCGCCACACGACTGAGGACTACCTGTACCCAAAGATGAACCAGGTGTGTTTTGAAGCCAAGCTCATCGACAATCGCATCCGAATCATCCTGTCCGATTCAGTGATGCTGTTCGATCAGTATGAGTGCCGACAAAACGATGGCCAGTGGGAAGTGTGTGACAGGGATATCACTCGGTCGCTCGCATTCGGCGAGAATAGGTTCTGCTTCAGAGCCAGGAATCGACTGGGTGGGCCGTGCGGCGCGGCCGAGGTGGTGATTGAACGGCAGAAATC